The Abditibacteriaceae bacterium genome includes a region encoding these proteins:
- a CDS encoding cache domain-containing protein: MLVYAVIIVVVMMAVLSNRLFSGLTSSVEEDQFKLMRSILESSLRSAEGRAVARAEMLANLPTLKQMFAARDRKRLLAEYGPMFRVQKEKHGVDQTQFHTPPAVSFLRLHSPKLYGDDLSSFRPMVVAVNQDRLARKGVAIARAGPAVFGVVPVQDAAGKHIGSLDVGIDFGSVLNNLKSDYDLEAALFIEEEPLRRFATAVSGEVLDKENRVGKYLKFHSTHWALMQGLMTSKDLAAIQEPVKYTREAMGVSYGVLLVPLRNDTGKSLGVIAVARDFSGSRAASRRSLVWQTLIALFAIVLLSGAVSVVLRGFLLRPLEALGNSFGALAKGEREMAIEDVDTLCEELQVLAHHHESLRTQQESASAQKPYSRASAQEKGDES; this comes from the coding sequence ATGTTAGTCTATGCCGTCATCATCGTCGTGGTAATGATGGCAGTGCTCTCCAACCGGCTCTTTAGTGGTCTCACAAGCTCTGTCGAGGAAGACCAATTCAAGTTGATGCGCTCGATTCTCGAATCCAGCCTGCGTTCGGCTGAGGGCCGGGCGGTGGCACGAGCGGAAATGTTAGCGAACTTACCGACATTAAAACAAATGTTCGCGGCGCGAGACAGAAAGCGTCTGCTGGCTGAGTACGGCCCTATGTTCCGGGTGCAGAAGGAAAAACATGGCGTAGATCAGACACAGTTTCACACGCCTCCGGCGGTTTCGTTCTTGCGGCTGCATTCCCCCAAGTTATATGGCGACGACCTATCGAGCTTCCGGCCAATGGTGGTTGCTGTCAATCAAGATCGTCTGGCGCGTAAAGGTGTAGCGATTGCGCGCGCTGGGCCGGCGGTGTTTGGTGTGGTTCCGGTGCAAGATGCCGCCGGAAAGCACATCGGCAGCCTCGATGTCGGAATCGATTTCGGAAGCGTGCTGAATAATCTGAAGTCGGATTACGATCTTGAAGCGGCACTTTTTATCGAAGAGGAGCCTTTGCGCAGGTTCGCGACAGCCGTGAGCGGGGAAGTGCTGGATAAGGAAAACCGTGTGGGCAAGTACCTCAAGTTCCACTCGACGCACTGGGCCTTGATGCAGGGTTTGATGACCTCCAAAGACCTGGCTGCCATACAAGAGCCGGTGAAATACACACGAGAGGCGATGGGTGTCTCCTATGGAGTATTGCTGGTGCCGCTCCGCAACGATACGGGAAAGTCCCTCGGGGTCATTGCCGTGGCAAGAGATTTCAGCGGGTCGAGAGCTGCTTCGCGTCGTTCGTTAGTGTGGCAGACGCTCATAGCTCTATTTGCTATCGTGTTGCTTTCCGGTGCGGTGAGCGTAGTCTTGCGCGGATTTTTGTTGCGTCCTCTGGAAGCACTTGGGAACAGTTTTGGGGCGCTGGCAAAGGGTGAGCGCGAGATGGCTATCGAGGATGTGGACACGCTCTGCGAGGAATTACAGGTGTTGGCACATCATCACGAGAGCTTACGGACACAACAAGAATCGGCTTCAGCACAGAAGCCATACAGCAGGGCAAGCGCACAGGAAAAAGGTGACGAATCCTAA
- a CDS encoding site-specific tyrosine recombinase, with product MADNLQAARAAKSELTFARDVEEFIDHMRVERGFSFNTAEAYRRDLAQYAAWLLADGVASPRAIETSHVLRFAFDLRAASPKPPINGQTYAAASVARKLAAARSWHKFLARERDYPNPTARMEASKIPRRLPHVLSPEQMRELLASPALDSPIGVRDRALLELLYSSGLRASELCALKVADIEHENGLVRVFGKGSKERDIPIGGSARAALDNYLSFARPKLLEKNDAKQKKSAPRLRPNTSLLWIGDSGTAMSRVTLYSIVRIHAERAGLPDWVSPHSLRHSFATHLLEGGADLRAIQEMLGHADISTTQIYTHVETQHLRTSYLKAHPRA from the coding sequence ATGGCTGATAATCTTCAAGCGGCGCGGGCCGCGAAATCCGAATTAACGTTTGCGCGCGATGTCGAAGAATTCATCGACCACATGCGAGTCGAGCGCGGGTTTTCGTTTAATACAGCCGAAGCGTATCGCCGCGATCTGGCGCAATATGCGGCGTGGCTTTTGGCCGATGGCGTCGCGTCGCCGCGCGCGATTGAAACCTCGCACGTTCTTCGCTTTGCGTTCGATTTGCGCGCGGCGTCGCCCAAGCCACCGATTAACGGACAAACCTATGCGGCGGCGAGCGTTGCGCGAAAGCTGGCGGCAGCACGTTCGTGGCATAAATTTCTCGCGCGCGAACGCGATTATCCTAACCCCACGGCGCGCATGGAAGCGTCGAAAATTCCGCGCCGTTTGCCGCACGTTTTGTCGCCGGAGCAAATGCGCGAATTGCTGGCAAGCCCCGCGCTCGATTCGCCCATCGGCGTGCGCGACCGCGCATTGCTGGAACTGCTTTACAGCAGCGGCCTGCGTGCGAGCGAACTCTGCGCGTTGAAAGTCGCGGATATCGAGCACGAAAATGGACTCGTGCGCGTGTTCGGCAAGGGCAGTAAAGAACGCGACATTCCCATTGGCGGTTCGGCGCGCGCGGCGCTGGATAATTATCTTTCGTTTGCGCGGCCCAAGCTGCTGGAAAAGAACGACGCAAAGCAAAAAAAATCCGCGCCGCGTTTGCGCCCTAATACCTCGCTTTTGTGGATTGGTGATAGCGGAACCGCGATGTCGCGTGTGACGCTTTACAGCATCGTGCGCATTCATGCCGAGCGCGCCGGACTTCCCGATTGGGTTTCGCCGCACTCGCTGCGCCATAGCTTTGCAACGCATTTGCTGGAAGGCGGCGCCGATTTGCGCGCGATTCAAGAAATGCTCGGCCACGCCGATATTTCGACAACACAGATTTATACGCACGTCGAAACACAGCACCTGCGCACGAGTTACCTCAAGGCACATCCGCGCGCTTAG
- the tyrS gene encoding tyrosine--tRNA ligase — protein MNETFDLDAAVARLSRGADAIISVEELRAKLKKAHATKTPLRVKLGLDPTAPDIHLGFAVVLRKLRAFQDLGHEAHLIIGDFTAQIGDPTGKSKTRPQLTHEQVRANAKTYQEQLTQILDESKMVVYFNSDWLGKMGFAEVIQLAAKYTVAQTLEREDFSQRLAEHKPIGLHEILYPLCQGQDSVAIRADVELGGSDQRFNNLVGRELQRQNGQESQVVLLMPLLVGTDGVQKMSKSLGNYIGINEAPNEMFGKVMSLPDEAMKTYYILATEVPEAEIETILAGHPMDAKKRLAREIVTMYHSEDAAHAAQAAFEAQFSRGEVPDEMPDVAVAADANAVTLLREAFGVSGGEAKRLVAGNGVSIDGEKVSDASAPLGLKDGAVVKMGKRNWARVKIS, from the coding sequence ATGAACGAAACATTTGATCTCGATGCAGCCGTTGCGCGACTTTCGCGCGGCGCCGATGCCATTATTTCCGTCGAAGAACTGCGCGCGAAACTGAAAAAAGCGCACGCTACCAAAACGCCGTTGCGCGTGAAGCTCGGCCTCGACCCGACTGCGCCCGATATTCATCTCGGTTTTGCTGTTGTGCTGCGGAAGCTGCGCGCCTTTCAAGACCTCGGCCACGAAGCGCATCTGATTATTGGCGACTTCACGGCGCAAATCGGCGATCCGACGGGCAAAAGCAAAACGCGCCCGCAACTCACGCACGAGCAAGTGCGCGCAAACGCTAAAACCTATCAGGAGCAGCTGACCCAAATTCTTGATGAAAGCAAAATGGTCGTCTATTTCAACAGCGATTGGCTGGGCAAAATGGGCTTCGCCGAAGTGATTCAGCTTGCGGCGAAATACACCGTCGCGCAAACGCTCGAACGTGAAGACTTTTCGCAGCGCCTCGCCGAACACAAGCCAATTGGCTTGCACGAAATCTTGTACCCGCTTTGTCAGGGCCAAGATTCGGTTGCGATTCGGGCCGATGTCGAATTGGGCGGTTCAGACCAGCGTTTTAATAATCTCGTTGGGCGCGAATTGCAGCGCCAGAACGGGCAGGAAAGTCAGGTCGTTTTGCTGATGCCGCTTTTGGTCGGCACCGATGGCGTTCAGAAAATGTCGAAGAGTTTGGGCAATTACATCGGCATCAACGAAGCACCAAATGAAATGTTCGGCAAAGTGATGAGCCTGCCCGACGAAGCGATGAAGACGTATTACATTCTGGCGACCGAAGTGCCGGAAGCCGAAATCGAAACGATTCTGGCCGGTCATCCGATGGACGCCAAGAAACGTCTCGCGCGCGAAATCGTGACGATGTACCACAGCGAAGACGCAGCGCACGCGGCTCAAGCGGCGTTTGAAGCGCAGTTCTCGCGCGGCGAAGTTCCCGACGAAATGCCTGACGTCGCTGTGGCTGCCGATGCGAACGCCGTCACTTTATTGCGCGAAGCGTTTGGCGTTTCGGGCGGCGAAGCAAAGCGGCTGGTTGCGGGCAACGGCGTTTCCATCGACGGCGAAAAAGTGTCGGATGCCTCCGCGCCGCTTGGGCTCAAAGACGGCGCTGTTGTAAAGATGGGCAAGCGCAATTGGGCGCGCGTCAAAATCTCGTAA
- a CDS encoding Gfo/Idh/MocA family oxidoreductase: MPRTKPQSTVETVTSTKATAKKPAAKAATKKVVVSAASREINFAIVGCGAIGPWHAGAIARVEGARLAAVVDLQRERAEKAAAAYQGHLKEWGIAKTDKSAPKIYTDVKRMLARPEIDVVCVCVPSGDHAKIALLAARAGKHIITEKPLEITLEKMDAMIEAARENNVKLAAIFQRRFFTNAQRIKQGIESGKFGKLLQIDGAVKWYRSQEYYDSGDWRGTWELDGGGAVMNQGVHGVDLMQWFGGPVAWVQSWCGTVDRKNLDVETQAIAIIGFKSGAHGSFLGSTICYPGEAVTNQVWGAKGAAELSDTHLARWKFLKETKADREMMDSANDAGLVEQSDPRAALGGVGDMHYPQIKDMCDAIRENRDPICTGADARHAVEIILAIYESARRGGERIRLPLAGDFEAKGFPKKDV; the protein is encoded by the coding sequence TTGCCACGCACGAAACCACAGAGTACGGTCGAAACAGTTACAAGCACCAAAGCAACCGCAAAGAAGCCGGCGGCGAAGGCCGCAACCAAAAAAGTCGTTGTAAGTGCAGCGTCGCGCGAAATTAACTTCGCTATCGTCGGGTGCGGCGCGATTGGGCCGTGGCACGCGGGCGCGATTGCGCGCGTTGAAGGCGCACGACTGGCTGCCGTTGTCGATTTGCAGCGTGAGCGTGCCGAGAAGGCTGCTGCGGCTTATCAGGGCCATCTCAAAGAGTGGGGCATCGCAAAAACCGATAAGTCGGCACCGAAAATTTATACCGATGTGAAGCGCATGCTGGCGCGCCCTGAAATTGATGTCGTTTGCGTGTGCGTTCCCTCGGGCGACCATGCGAAGATCGCTCTTCTGGCGGCGCGCGCCGGAAAACATATCATCACCGAGAAGCCGCTGGAAATCACGCTCGAAAAAATGGACGCGATGATTGAAGCCGCGCGCGAGAACAACGTCAAACTGGCGGCGATTTTTCAGCGCCGCTTTTTCACCAACGCGCAACGCATTAAGCAGGGCATCGAAAGCGGCAAGTTCGGCAAGCTGTTGCAAATCGACGGTGCCGTGAAATGGTATCGCTCGCAGGAATATTATGATTCCGGCGACTGGCGCGGCACATGGGAACTTGATGGTGGCGGCGCAGTGATGAATCAGGGCGTGCATGGCGTCGATTTGATGCAGTGGTTCGGCGGGCCGGTCGCGTGGGTTCAAAGCTGGTGTGGGACGGTTGATCGCAAGAACCTTGATGTCGAAACGCAGGCAATTGCCATCATCGGCTTCAAAAGCGGCGCACACGGCAGCTTTCTCGGCTCGACGATTTGTTATCCGGGTGAAGCGGTGACGAATCAGGTTTGGGGCGCGAAGGGCGCCGCCGAACTGAGTGACACCCATCTGGCGCGCTGGAAGTTCCTGAAAGAAACCAAAGCCGACCGCGAAATGATGGATTCGGCGAACGATGCTGGTCTCGTCGAACAAAGCGATCCGCGCGCGGCGTTGGGCGGCGTGGGCGACATGCATTATCCACAGATTAAAGATATGTGCGACGCCATTCGCGAAAACCGCGACCCGATTTGCACCGGCGCCGACGCGCGCCATGCCGTCGAAATTATTCTGGCGATTTACGAAAGCGCGCGGCGTGGCGGCGAGCGGATTCGCCTTCCGCTTGCGGGCGATTTTGAAGCGAAAGGCTTTCCTAAGAAAGACGTCTAA
- a CDS encoding rhomboid family intramembrane serine protease, giving the protein MLFILLTLLAALALMPIGDDNTGRRTTPYVTYVLIAVNIFVFFLLQGGGANDRFTYGFSVIPREILSGRDLVDVVRTEVGNIPQAPGPSPIHLTLFSAMFMHGSLMHLFGNMLYLWIFGDNIEDAMGHFKFFVFYVLCGLLATGAHIFFDQNSFIPSLGASGAIAGVLGGYLLMYPSRLVRVLVGWFGIIQLPAIIVIGIWGALQLFSGISSIAKVQQGGGVAYMAHVGGFVAGLLLVKVFADRQRTAAHAEVVNYPPNVWDNRRY; this is encoded by the coding sequence ATGCTCTTTATTCTTTTGACGCTTTTGGCGGCGCTTGCCCTCATGCCGATTGGCGATGACAACACCGGACGCCGCACAACACCTTATGTGACCTACGTTTTAATAGCGGTGAATATCTTTGTCTTCTTTCTGCTGCAAGGCGGAGGCGCGAATGACCGTTTTACATATGGCTTTTCCGTCATTCCCCGCGAGATTCTTTCGGGGCGCGACCTTGTTGATGTTGTGCGGACGGAAGTGGGCAATATCCCTCAAGCGCCTGGCCCGTCGCCGATTCATCTGACGCTCTTTTCCGCGATGTTCATGCATGGCAGCCTGATGCACCTTTTCGGCAACATGCTTTATCTGTGGATTTTCGGCGACAACATCGAAGACGCGATGGGCCACTTCAAGTTTTTCGTTTTCTACGTCTTGTGCGGATTGCTCGCAACCGGCGCGCATATCTTTTTCGATCAGAACAGCTTTATTCCAAGTCTGGGCGCAAGTGGCGCAATTGCAGGAGTTTTAGGCGGCTACCTGCTGATGTATCCGTCGCGGCTGGTGCGTGTTCTCGTCGGCTGGTTCGGCATTATTCAGCTTCCGGCGATTATCGTGATTGGAATATGGGGGGCGCTGCAGCTTTTCAGCGGCATCAGCAGTATTGCAAAAGTTCAGCAAGGTGGCGGCGTGGCTTACATGGCCCACGTCGGCGGTTTTGTCGCGGGCTTGCTATTGGTCAAAGTCTTTGCCGACCGCCAGCGCACTGCAGCTCACGCCGAAGTTGTGAATTACCCGCCGAATGTCTGGGACAATCGACGTTATTAA
- a CDS encoding SGNH/GDSL hydrolase family protein has protein sequence MRILSLLFIFATLVADPLRSRAEILVKPGESIAFLGDSITQFGAQTPGGYVRLVESGLAAQGVNVTVIPAGLSGNKSNDMLARLEKDVLSKKPTWMALSVGVNDVMHGARGVELEPYKANVTAILDRAQEAGVKVVVLTATQIGLPVTNPENTKLADYNAFLRETAKARNLPLADLNAAMVTEQQAFEKAGLKRALTGDGVHMNIYGNLVMAKGVLATFGLDDRQLAVAQAKWNEMPDLFQTTPKIKLSLPELAALEAYAAGQNKSLETIVNELAANAVSAAAKAAVAAAK, from the coding sequence ATGCGTATTCTTTCCCTGCTTTTCATTTTCGCCACGCTCGTTGCTGACCCGCTGCGCTCTCGTGCCGAAATCCTCGTCAAACCCGGCGAATCCATCGCCTTCCTGGGCGACTCGATCACTCAATTCGGCGCTCAGACTCCCGGCGGTTATGTTCGTCTGGTCGAAAGCGGCCTCGCTGCCCAGGGCGTTAATGTCACCGTTATCCCGGCGGGCCTCAGTGGCAATAAATCCAACGATATGCTTGCCCGTCTTGAGAAAGACGTGCTCAGCAAAAAGCCAACGTGGATGGCCCTTAGCGTCGGCGTGAACGACGTCATGCACGGCGCGCGAGGTGTGGAGCTTGAACCCTACAAAGCCAATGTCACAGCAATCCTCGACCGTGCCCAAGAAGCCGGTGTGAAGGTCGTTGTCCTCACAGCGACTCAAATCGGGCTTCCTGTTACCAACCCGGAGAACACGAAGCTGGCCGATTACAACGCCTTCCTCCGCGAGACCGCCAAGGCGCGCAACCTTCCTTTGGCCGATCTCAACGCTGCCATGGTTACAGAGCAGCAGGCATTTGAGAAAGCCGGTCTCAAGCGCGCACTCACTGGCGATGGCGTTCACATGAACATTTATGGAAACCTTGTGATGGCAAAGGGTGTGCTCGCCACTTTCGGCCTTGATGACCGTCAACTCGCCGTCGCTCAAGCCAAATGGAACGAGATGCCCGATCTCTTTCAGACAACGCCCAAGATCAAACTCTCGCTCCCTGAACTCGCCGCGCTGGAAGCCTACGCTGCAGGGCAGAATAAGTCCCTCGAAACTATCGTGAATGAGCTTGCGGCCAATGCTGTAAGTGCCGCAGCTAAAGCGGCGGTCGCAGCCGCCAAGTAA
- the rpmA gene encoding 50S ribosomal protein L27 codes for MAHKKGMGSSRNGRDSNGQRRGVKAYGGQTVSAGSIIVRQCGTKFHPGTGVGLGSDFTIFAKVDGVVTFEPAKRRPGSKQISVYPVAA; via the coding sequence ATGGCACATAAAAAAGGTATGGGTTCGTCGCGCAACGGTCGCGACTCCAACGGACAACGTCGCGGCGTCAAAGCCTACGGCGGCCAGACGGTTTCCGCAGGCAGCATCATTGTTCGCCAGTGCGGCACCAAGTTTCACCCCGGCACGGGCGTTGGTCTCGGTTCCGACTTCACCATCTTCGCTAAAGTCGATGGCGTTGTTACGTTTGAACCGGCAAAGCGCCGTCCCGGCTCCAAGCAGATTTCGGTTTACCCCGTCGCTGCGTAA
- the rplU gene encoding 50S ribosomal protein L21, with protein MFALIRVGGKQYRVENGAEILVDRLAADAGASVEGVEVLMVADGDNVQIGAPTVSGASVAATVVRHSHGKKIRVFKYKAKKNYRRRIGARAHHTLLRINSITA; from the coding sequence ATGTTCGCATTGATTCGTGTAGGTGGCAAACAATATCGTGTCGAGAACGGCGCGGAGATTTTGGTAGATCGTTTGGCAGCCGATGCCGGCGCATCTGTCGAGGGCGTGGAAGTGCTGATGGTAGCCGATGGCGACAACGTACAAATCGGCGCGCCGACGGTTTCTGGTGCCTCTGTTGCCGCTACCGTTGTTCGCCATTCGCATGGCAAAAAGATTCGCGTTTTTAAATACAAAGCGAAGAAGAACTATCGTCGCCGCATCGGTGCGCGCGCGCATCACACCTTGCTGCGTATTAACAGCATCACGGCGTAA
- a CDS encoding response regulator, protein MTLRKKTMFATAATLALSTLALYTLASAVLTQSLDEAETQDIRTNLENATGVLQQNISDFHERYARWSQWDESYRFMRNRNPEFVRANLGEKSLETMGLSLLIFLDERGEVVWGTGFDGKNKRPIPVAIQKQIVAGDNLTKHPKGDGKSGVVMTERGLMIVTSRPILTSQRTGPPRGVLIVGKALGDKEAERLGKQLNANVRFYAKDTPNLPEDFAWSARELKNKSAVTRIVNEQTAAGYVEVSDFYDSPALLMRLTMPRHIYRQGREGMTTLLGMILVAGLVFTLATLVLLERTVLLPVSRLNDDVRHIGASGDTTTRLHAASRDELGQLALSINDMLANLEDLRREREKATDELRRARDEAEDANRSKSQFLANMSHELRTPLNAIIGYSEMLQEEAEDIGQDEFVPDLKKIQSAGQHLLALINDILDLSKIEAGKMELFLEDFSLETMLRDVQTTISPLAEKKGNTLHTHFDAGNETMRADLTKVRQILFNLLSNACKFTENGEVALHAARDGADVVFRVSDTGIGLTPEQQKRLFQTFSQADASTTRKYGGTGLGLAITKRFCEMMNGEIAIETEFGKGTTFIVRLPARMEGSAKPLQKSTVETRALGEVSSLVAKNADAGDTSNLPLVLCIDDDPTMHELIQRYLSGEGFRVAIASSGVEGLQLAKSLRPDAITLDVMMPGMDGWAVLSQLKAQPETAGIPVVMLTVVQDRSIGYALGVSDYLTKPIERTRLVSVLERIRKENATDVLVVEDDDGTRAMLRRMLEKEGCVVREAANGKLAIEELESNGSPDLITLDLMMPEMDGFSVVEVLRGDTRWNGIPVVVMTAKDLDDDDRMRLHGSVQQILQKGSYSREELLARVKTLVENSLRAK, encoded by the coding sequence ATGACACTGCGCAAGAAAACCATGTTCGCGACGGCAGCAACGCTCGCACTTTCGACACTCGCGCTGTACACACTCGCGTCGGCTGTCCTTACACAAAGTCTGGACGAGGCCGAAACGCAGGACATTCGCACGAATCTGGAAAATGCGACAGGTGTTTTGCAGCAGAATATCAGCGACTTCCACGAGCGATACGCCCGTTGGTCGCAATGGGATGAAAGCTATCGTTTTATGCGCAACCGCAACCCGGAGTTCGTGCGCGCAAATCTCGGTGAAAAGTCGCTGGAAACAATGGGCCTGAGCCTGCTGATTTTTCTGGATGAACGCGGCGAAGTCGTTTGGGGAACGGGATTCGACGGCAAGAATAAACGTCCGATTCCGGTAGCGATTCAGAAGCAAATCGTCGCAGGCGATAATCTCACCAAACACCCGAAAGGCGATGGGAAATCGGGCGTTGTAATGACCGAACGCGGCCTGATGATCGTAACATCCCGCCCGATTCTCACCTCGCAACGCACCGGCCCGCCGCGCGGCGTTTTAATCGTTGGCAAAGCGCTCGGCGATAAAGAAGCGGAACGTTTGGGAAAGCAACTCAACGCGAACGTGCGCTTCTACGCCAAAGACACGCCTAATTTGCCCGAAGATTTCGCGTGGAGCGCCCGCGAACTGAAAAATAAATCAGCGGTCACGCGCATCGTAAATGAGCAAACGGCGGCGGGTTACGTGGAAGTTTCGGACTTCTACGATTCGCCTGCGCTCTTGATGCGCCTGACGATGCCGCGCCACATTTACCGTCAGGGACGCGAAGGCATGACGACGCTACTTGGCATGATTCTGGTTGCGGGCCTGGTTTTCACGCTTGCTACACTTGTGCTTCTAGAGCGCACCGTTTTATTGCCGGTTTCGCGTCTCAACGACGACGTGCGCCACATTGGTGCGTCGGGCGACACGACAACGCGCTTGCACGCGGCCTCGCGCGATGAACTTGGCCAACTGGCGCTGTCGATTAACGATATGCTGGCGAATCTCGAAGACCTGCGCCGCGAACGCGAGAAGGCAACCGATGAACTGCGCCGTGCGCGCGATGAAGCCGAAGACGCCAACCGCAGCAAAAGCCAGTTTCTGGCGAACATGAGCCACGAACTTCGCACGCCGCTCAATGCGATTATCGGTTACTCAGAAATGTTGCAGGAAGAAGCCGAGGATATTGGCCAAGACGAGTTCGTCCCCGACTTGAAAAAAATCCAGAGCGCCGGTCAGCATTTGCTGGCTCTGATTAACGACATTCTCGATTTGTCGAAAATCGAAGCTGGCAAAATGGAGTTGTTTCTCGAAGACTTTTCGCTCGAAACAATGCTACGCGACGTGCAAACAACGATTTCGCCGCTCGCCGAAAAAAAGGGCAACACGCTTCACACGCACTTCGACGCCGGAAACGAAACGATGCGCGCCGACCTGACCAAAGTGCGCCAGATTCTTTTCAACTTGCTTTCCAACGCGTGCAAGTTCACCGAAAACGGCGAAGTCGCTTTGCACGCCGCGCGCGATGGCGCGGATGTCGTTTTTCGTGTCAGCGACACTGGAATCGGTCTGACGCCCGAGCAGCAGAAGCGCTTGTTTCAAACCTTCAGTCAGGCTGACGCCTCGACGACGCGCAAATATGGTGGCACCGGACTGGGCTTGGCGATTACCAAGCGCTTCTGCGAAATGATGAACGGTGAAATTGCCATTGAAACCGAGTTCGGCAAAGGCACAACCTTTATTGTTCGCTTGCCTGCGCGCATGGAAGGCAGCGCCAAGCCCTTGCAAAAAAGTACGGTCGAAACGCGGGCTCTTGGCGAAGTAAGCTCACTGGTAGCGAAAAATGCCGACGCGGGCGATACCTCAAATCTGCCGCTTGTCTTGTGCATCGACGACGACCCGACAATGCACGAACTGATTCAGCGTTATCTTTCGGGCGAAGGCTTTCGCGTCGCAATTGCGTCGAGTGGTGTGGAAGGTTTGCAGCTTGCGAAAAGTTTACGCCCCGACGCGATTACGCTTGATGTAATGATGCCGGGAATGGATGGCTGGGCCGTTCTATCGCAACTTAAGGCGCAACCGGAAACGGCGGGCATTCCCGTCGTGATGCTCACTGTCGTCCAGGATCGCAGCATTGGTTATGCGTTGGGCGTTTCCGATTACCTCACCAAACCGATTGAACGCACCCGATTGGTTTCTGTGCTGGAGCGCATCCGCAAGGAAAACGCCACCGATGTTTTGGTGGTTGAAGATGATGATGGCACACGCGCGATGCTGCGCCGAATGCTGGAAAAAGAAGGCTGCGTGGTGCGCGAAGCAGCCAACGGCAAACTGGCGATTGAAGAATTGGAGAGCAATGGCTCGCCCGATTTAATCACGCTCGATCTGATGATGCCGGAAATGGACGGTTTTTCGGTGGTGGAAGTCTTGCGCGGCGACACGCGCTGGAACGGGATTCCAGTTGTCGTTATGACGGCCAAAGACCTCGACGACGACGACAGAATGCGCTTGCATGGCAGCGTGCAGCAGATTTTGCAAAAGGGTTCCTATTCGCGCGAAGAGCTGTTGGCACGCGTGAAAACACTCGTCGAAAACTCCTTGCGCGCGAAATAA
- the mltG gene encoding endolytic transglycosylase MltG encodes MNFSHHKGAVRWPLIAGGALLLLVSGGLYAVRERAQRIEARRWAPIVMPERVARVTDAWDAATLGERLEKSGKLKDASLFAQAAQEVGLTEVAEGGYALPAQAGPRELAEVFKAGPTLKKVTFPEGWTAAQIASRLQKEEFAAGGELLKLAYPTPTGVSPLEGRLFPETYYLPIKGAAPEIVKEMRARFDEIWSGFPKDAARRPKVNGKPLTDDEIVVLASLVERESVSPEESPLIAGVLLNRLQKGMRLQCDASVQYARDRAANAGLLEEGHKERLLFRDLEIESPYNTYRNAGLPPGAICNPGAVSIRAALMPRANPNFFYVMSPLLGRHRFAKTFAEHRQNIRLAQRERAAKGKPE; translated from the coding sequence ATGAATTTTTCACATCATAAAGGCGCTGTTCGCTGGCCTCTCATCGCAGGCGGAGCGCTCCTGCTTCTCGTTTCCGGTGGCCTGTATGCCGTTCGCGAACGCGCGCAACGCATCGAGGCGCGCCGCTGGGCACCGATTGTCATGCCCGAACGCGTCGCGCGCGTAACCGACGCGTGGGACGCCGCGACGCTGGGCGAACGGCTAGAGAAAAGCGGCAAGCTCAAAGATGCTTCGCTGTTTGCTCAAGCGGCGCAGGAGGTCGGGCTGACGGAAGTTGCCGAAGGTGGCTATGCGCTGCCCGCACAAGCCGGGCCGCGCGAGCTGGCCGAGGTCTTCAAAGCCGGACCGACGCTGAAGAAAGTGACGTTTCCCGAAGGCTGGACGGCAGCACAAATCGCGTCACGGTTGCAAAAGGAAGAGTTCGCAGCGGGCGGCGAGTTGCTGAAACTGGCGTATCCGACGCCGACCGGAGTTTCCCCACTCGAAGGCCGCCTGTTTCCTGAAACCTACTACCTGCCCATTAAAGGCGCCGCGCCGGAGATCGTCAAGGAAATGCGCGCGCGCTTCGACGAAATCTGGTCTGGCTTTCCTAAAGATGCGGCACGCCGTCCCAAAGTCAACGGCAAGCCGCTGACCGACGACGAAATCGTTGTTCTTGCTTCGCTGGTCGAGCGCGAAAGCGTGTCGCCTGAAGAAAGCCCGCTTATCGCAGGCGTGCTGCTCAATCGGTTGCAGAAAGGTATGCGTTTGCAATGCGACGCCAGCGTTCAATACGCGCGAGATCGAGCGGCCAACGCCGGACTCTTAGAAGAAGGTCACAAAGAGCGTTTGCTATTTCGCGATCTCGAAATTGAATCGCCTTATAATACCTATCGCAATGCGGGCCTGCCGCCGGGCGCGATTTGTAATCCGGGCGCGGTGTCGATACGCGCCGCTTTGATGCCGCGCGCGAACCCGAATTTCTTTTATGTGATGTCGCCGCTTCTAGGCCGCCATCGGTTTGCCAAGACATTCGCAGAGCATCGGCAGAACATTCGACTGGCTCAGCGCGAACGTGCGGCGAAAGGAAAACCTGAATAA